The nucleotide sequence gaggcagaggcagcagctgatgcagaaggtcaccccgcccagctcccctccacacaGCATTCACATCCCTCTTCACAGCTCGTGTCCCCGAGGTCCCTTAGGGCACTCCATATGGGTGATGGAGCACACACACAACCAGGGGGATTGCTGTGTGCAGCCATTGCACACTGGGCCCCCACAGCAGGTGGCCCAGTCGGCTTAACTGGCTGCAGGGAATCATTACCCCCTGTCCGCCCTGGGGCCAGGTTGGAGTCAGCATCACCTACAGGGAcaggccccccaccctgccagtgcCACTAATACACAGCTCCCAAGTCCCTGCCATGCTATAACTGAGGTAGGGGTGCCCCCTCCATTACCTTCTGGCGTCCGGGAAACTTAAACTTGGCCCTGCGCAGCGCCTCCACCACATGCTCCTTGTTCTGTGCCTTGGTGCGGATGGACATGATGACCTGGCCAATGTGCACCCGGGCCACCGTGCCCTGGGGCTTGCCGAAGGCACCACGCATGCCTGTCTGGAGCCTGCAGGGAAGGACTGGGTGAGCCAGGACCTCAAGAGCAGCccccttgcgggggggggggggggggcattacacacccctccccagcacctctcctGTGTGTTGcacatgctccccacccccacatagcTCCCCCCTGCCAGGACCATCATCCCTACATATGGCAAAAGTGGCCCCCACCTGTCAGCACCAGCGCAAGACAACATCTTGTTGATGCGTATGACATGGAAGGGGTGCAAGCGCACACGGATGTGAAACCCATCCTTTCCACAGCTCTTCACCATGTACTTGTTGGCACAGATCCGGGCAGCCTCCAGTGCTGCAGAGAAAGAAGATAGAATAAGCTTAGGAGAAGTGGGGCCCCTACCCACCATCTGCCTGGCTATTTTGCTGCTGCCCACCTATGGCCCCCACACAAAGGCTTGAACCCTCCTGCCCTCCAGGGTTCAGCCCATCCCCACCTTCGGAGGAGAGCTGCTCGTACTCATCTGACACCAT is from Carettochelys insculpta isolate YL-2023 chromosome 22, ASM3395843v1, whole genome shotgun sequence and encodes:
- the RPL10 gene encoding large ribosomal subunit protein uL16 isoform X1; the protein is MGRRPARCYRYCKNKPYPKSRFCRGVPDAKIRIFDLGRKKAKVDEFPLCGHMVSDEYEQLSSEALEAARICANKYMVKSCGKDGFHIRVRLHPFHVIRINKMLSCAGADRLQTGMRGAFGKPQGTVARVHIGQVIMSIRTKAQNKEHVVEALRRAKFKFPGRQKIHISKKWGFTKFNADQFEEMVAEKRLLPDGCGVKYIPSRGPLDKWRALHAA
- the RPL10 gene encoding large ribosomal subunit protein uL16 isoform X2; amino-acid sequence: MGRRPARCYRYCKNKPYPKSRFCRGVPDAKIRIFDLGRKKAKVDEFPLCGHMVSDEYEQLSSEALEAARICANKYMVKSCGKDGFHIRVRLHPFHVIRINKMLSCAGADRHAWCLRQAPGHGGPGAHWPGHHVHPHQGTEQGACGGGAAQGQV